From the Butyrivibrio fibrisolvens genome, one window contains:
- a CDS encoding SDR family NAD(P)-dependent oxidoreductase gives MRNIAVVTGASSGLGEEFSRQLSKEGYHVIMVARRKDRLLAIQSELAGTSSIYTADLSKKKEINKLCESIEDELGKNPENKLSVFINNAGFGLSGRFEDCDEKREIEMVDVNIKALHRLTKRMLPLMDKEDGGYILNIGSSAGLFPAGPYMATYYATKAYVVSLTRAIAYELKKSASKTYIGVLCPGPVDTQFNAVANVVFALKGMSASSCVSYALKMMKKRKVVIVPTLRMKLACSLSRLLPGSLVIPMVAHQQHKKMG, from the coding sequence ATGAGAAATATAGCAGTTGTAACAGGGGCAAGCTCAGGCCTTGGCGAGGAGTTTTCAAGACAGCTTTCTAAAGAAGGCTACCACGTAATCATGGTCGCAAGAAGGAAGGACAGACTCCTAGCCATTCAAAGCGAACTTGCAGGTACAAGCAGTATCTATACCGCAGACCTTTCCAAGAAAAAAGAGATAAATAAGCTATGCGAATCTATCGAAGATGAACTTGGCAAAAATCCAGAGAATAAGCTATCTGTATTTATCAATAATGCAGGCTTTGGCCTGTCCGGAAGATTTGAAGACTGCGATGAAAAGCGCGAAATAGAAATGGTGGACGTCAATATCAAAGCCCTTCACCGCCTTACTAAGAGAATGCTCCCGCTTATGGATAAGGAAGATGGCGGATATATCCTTAACATAGGCTCATCAGCTGGCCTCTTCCCTGCAGGTCCATACATGGCGACTTATTATGCAACCAAAGCCTACGTTGTAAGCCTTACAAGAGCCATAGCTTATGAACTAAAAAAAAGCGCCTCCAAGACCTATATAGGAGTACTATGCCCCGGCCCTGTAGACACACAGTTCAATGCTGTTGCGAATGTAGTCTTCGCCCTTAAAGGCATGTCTGCATCATCCTGCGTATCATACGCACTTAAAATGATGAAAAAAAGAAAGGTAGTAATAGTCCCTACCCTTCGCATGAAACTTGCATGTTCATTATCAAGACTCCTCCCAGGAAGCCTTGTAATCCCCATGGTTGCCCACCAGCAGCACAAAAAAATGGGG